GCAAAGGCATCATAGGTATATACATTTAGTGTTGGTTTTTCATTCGCATATGCAAAAAAAGTTGTTAAAAGTAATAGATATACTAGTTTTTTCATTTAGTCTCTTTTCTCTTTATATATTCCATCTTTTTTAAGTCTATTGTTTCCAACAAATTTTAATACAAAGATAGAATCAGGAATTTGTGCAAAAACAGAAAACATCTCTTTTTCTAAAAGTTTCATGATTATATTATAATCCCCATGAATTTGAGTACTAAGGTCATTTTTTACTACATCAATACTAGTTTCATTTTCAATAGCATTAATAAATGCTAAAATTGGTTTTCTAAACTCCTCTTGTAGAGGGTACATACTTATATCTACTGAAATTTCCATTAGAAGTCATACCTCGCTGTAAATCCAAATGTTCTTGGATTTCCTTGTTGTGTATAAAGTTCATCACCATTACCTTGTCCATCAAAATAAAATCCTCTAGTTTGATAAGATTTATTTGTAAGATTTTTACCCCATAAAGTAACTGTCCAATCACTTACAAAATATGAAAGACTTGCATTTAAAAGTGCATAAGATTTTGATTTTTGATTATGACTATTTGAGAAATAATATGAATCTTTACCCTCTATATCTGATTTAATTTGAATATCATCAGTAATCATGTAGTCGAAACCTACATTATATTGATAAAGTGGAGATTGTGCAGGTGTTCTTCCATCATTAACATCAGTACTTTCATATTCATCAAGTTTTGATTTAAGTAATCCTAGTGAAGCAAATAAGTGTAAAGTATTATCTGCATAATAGTTTGTTTGAGCTTCTACTCCATAATAACTACCTGATTTACTATTTGATATCCATTCTATCCATTTAGTTCCATAATATGAATTATCAACTTGTTGGTCTTTTCTTAAGCCATAAAAAAAGTTTACTCTAGTTTTTAATTTATTTTCAAAATTAGAAAAACTTTTACCTATGTCTAAGTTCCATAAATGCTCAGTATTAAATGTTTTTCGTTCTTGACTTAATGTATATTCTGAATTTGCTCCTCCAGGTTTATAACCTTTTGAAAGTGTTGCATAATATAAATTATTTTCATTCTCTTGGTAACTTAATCCAATCTTTCCACCTATTAGTACTTCATCTGTCTCTTTATTTAACGAATCTGAATCTTTAAGTTCAGCTTTCCAGTTTTCAACTCTTAACCCTGTTGTTAATGTAAGTTTATTTGTAATATCAGAATCTAACTGTCCATAAATAGCTAAGTTTTCTGAATCAAAATTATTCGTATAATCTGAAGCAAAATAAGTATAGTTTTGTCTTAAGTCTTCACTTTGTTTTTTATAATATGTTCCAAAAGTCCAATCTGTACTATTATTGAAAATTCGACCTTCTTCGTCAGATACTAATCTTAAATCAACATCTGTTTTTTCTCTTTTTCTAAAATATTTATCTTCTGCGATATAAGAAGATACAGCATCATAAGACCAATCTTCATCATAAGAATATTCACTATTAGATTTTGAAAAAGAAGCTTTGCTAATTAAATGCATTTTTCTGTTAATTTTATATGTAGATTTAAGTCCAATCGCATTTGTTTCTTGAGAATCTGTTCCTGGATTACCTGAATAAGTATTATAAGAGTTATCATAAGTAAAAGCATCATATCCATTATCTACATTAACATGAGCAAAATTTATATCTACTTTGTGATCATCATTTGCTAAATAAGTTAATTGTGATTTAAGTGCAACTTCATCAATATTTTGAGTGTCTTTTCTACCTAAGTACTTATTTTCCATAAAGCCATCGCTAGTATTCTTATAAACTGAAAGTCTACCTAATAATTTATTTTCTATTAAACTTCCACCTAGTGCAATACCTGCAGCTTTTGTGTTATAGTTTCCAATTGTAGTTTCAATATGGCCTTCAAAATCTTCTGTTGGTTTATTACTTTGTAAACTAACAATTCCAGCCATACCATTTGAACCAAATGTTGTACCTTGAGGTCCTTTTAACACTTCTATTTGATTAACATCAAACATAGTAAGTGCAAGTGCAGATTCAGATACATCAATACCATCTAAAACTAAACCAACTGAAGGGTTTTTAGGAGATTTGAATTGACTTCTTTGTCCAATCCCACGGATTTGTACATAGTGAGCTCTTGAAGCACCTGAAGTAAAGTTTACATTTGGTACTTGACCTATAACACTTTCTAGAGATTCATGAGCTTTGTCAGCTATTTTATCTTCTGATAATACGCTAATTGCTTTACTAGTTTTATCTAGATTTGCATCTCTAAAATCAGATGTAACAGTAATTGAATCTAGCGTGATGTCTTCTGCATATGCAAAAGGAGTTAGTAATGTTAATGAAGCTATCGCAGATAGCGTTAAATTTTTAATTTTCAATATGTTTCCTTAAATAAATTTTTATTTATGTAGGAAAAAGTTGTATATAAAGTATGATAAGAATATTATTATAAGATTATTTACAATTCTCTTCCTTACGCTGGAATTACCCAGTTCAAGTTCAACGGGACAAGCAATATGCTATCTCAGCTTTTAATCTTTAAAATCAAAGCGCCCCCAGAGGTTGATTCGCGATTTTACTTTAACTTTTATTTGTTGAAGCTTAATGATATTTGATATTTAATTAAGTAGAAAGGAATTTATAAGTTTGAGTATTAATAAATAGTCAAAAGACTATTTATTAAAGAATTTTTCTTCTAAAGTATCAGTAAGTTCTCTTACAGATAAAATTGATTTAGCAAACTCATTTTCTTGGTCTGCATCTAATTTTAGTTCAATAATTTCTTCACAACCTTCTTTCCCAATTTTTACAGGAACACCAGCTGTTATATTTTTGTAACCATATTCACCTTCTAGTAAAACAGCACAAGGATAAACTTCTTTTGAATCATTTAAAATAGCTTCTACCATTAATGATGCTGAATATCCAGGAGCATAATAAGCTGAACCATTTCCTAGAAGTTTAACAATTTGAGCTCCACCAT
This sequence is a window from Poseidonibacter parvus. Protein-coding genes within it:
- a CDS encoding TonB-dependent receptor, whose amino-acid sequence is MKIKNLTLSAIASLTLLTPFAYAEDITLDSITVTSDFRDANLDKTSKAISVLSEDKIADKAHESLESVIGQVPNVNFTSGASRAHYVQIRGIGQRSQFKSPKNPSVGLVLDGIDVSESALALTMFDVNQIEVLKGPQGTTFGSNGMAGIVSLQSNKPTEDFEGHIETTIGNYNTKAAGIALGGSLIENKLLGRLSVYKNTSDGFMENKYLGRKDTQNIDEVALKSQLTYLANDDHKVDINFAHVNVDNGYDAFTYDNSYNTYSGNPGTDSQETNAIGLKSTYKINRKMHLISKASFSKSNSEYSYDEDWSYDAVSSYIAEDKYFRKREKTDVDLRLVSDEEGRIFNNSTDWTFGTYYKKQSEDLRQNYTYFASDYTNNFDSENLAIYGQLDSDITNKLTLTTGLRVENWKAELKDSDSLNKETDEVLIGGKIGLSYQENENNLYYATLSKGYKPGGANSEYTLSQERKTFNTEHLWNLDIGKSFSNFENKLKTRVNFFYGLRKDQQVDNSYYGTKWIEWISNSKSGSYYGVEAQTNYYADNTLHLFASLGLLKSKLDEYESTDVNDGRTPAQSPLYQYNVGFDYMITDDIQIKSDIEGKDSYYFSNSHNQKSKSYALLNASLSYFVSDWTVTLWGKNLTNKSYQTRGFYFDGQGNGDELYTQQGNPRTFGFTARYDF